A region from the Streptosporangium sp. NBC_01756 genome encodes:
- a CDS encoding response regulator transcription factor, with protein MADVNGPRPPIRVLIVDDDALVRAGLTLMLGGAADLQVVAGVADGGEVQAAVDAHAPDVVLMDIRMSGLDGIEATRRLRRRPNPPEVIILTTFDADDHVFRALREGASGFLLKDTPPEGIVDAVRRVVGGEPALSPSVTRRLIAHLVPEEESRRRADARRVLARLSAREREVALAVGQGKPNALIAAELHMSVGTVKGYISRILTKASLDNRVQLALVVHEAEAP; from the coding sequence ATGGCCGACGTGAACGGGCCACGCCCACCGATCAGGGTGCTGATCGTCGACGACGACGCGCTCGTCCGCGCCGGTCTGACGCTGATGCTCGGAGGCGCGGCCGACCTCCAGGTGGTGGCCGGGGTGGCCGACGGCGGCGAGGTCCAGGCCGCGGTCGACGCCCACGCCCCCGACGTGGTGCTGATGGACATCCGGATGTCCGGCCTGGACGGCATCGAGGCCACCCGGCGCCTGCGCCGCCGCCCGAACCCGCCCGAGGTGATCATCCTCACCACCTTCGACGCCGACGACCATGTCTTCCGCGCCCTACGGGAGGGCGCGAGCGGCTTCCTGCTCAAGGACACCCCGCCGGAGGGGATCGTGGACGCCGTCCGCCGGGTCGTCGGTGGCGAGCCCGCCCTGTCGCCCAGCGTCACCCGGCGGCTGATCGCCCACCTGGTGCCGGAGGAGGAGAGCCGCCGCCGCGCCGACGCCCGGCGGGTGCTCGCCCGGCTCAGCGCGCGGGAGCGCGAGGTGGCCCTGGCGGTCGGCCAGGGTAAGCCCAACGCGCTCATCGCCGCGGAGTTGCACATGAGCGTGGGCACGGTCAAGGGCTACATCTCCCGCATCCTCACGAAGGCGTCCCTGGACAACCGCGTCCAGCTCGCCCTCGTCGTCCACGAAGCCGAGGCCCCGTAG